TCTCCTTTCTCATAGTCCTCTGAGCTGACGGCAACCCCGATGCTTCCGCTGGTCTGGATATAAAAGTTGTCAATGTAAAATGGTTCCCGCAATTCCGAACAAACGCGTTCGGCTACACGAATCGCTTCGTCCGCGACCTTCAAGTCTTCTAATAAAATAGTAAACTCATCGCCGCCGATTCTTGCAAGCGTGTCGCTTGGTCGCACGCATCCTTTCAGTTTTCGCGATACTGCAATCAAAAGTTGATCTCCCACGCGATGTCCGTATGTATCATTAATATTTTTGAAATAGTCCAGGTCTACGTAGAGGACCGCCACCATCAACTCGCGTTGCCGTTGGATCCGGTGTAGAGCTTGATCCAATCGTTCCATAAACAGTGCGCGGTTTGGCAAGGCAGTCAGGGCATCACAGAAAGCTCGTTGCTTCCAATCCGCTTCCAGCAACTTACGAGCCTGGATATCTCTTTGAATTCCCGCAACCCGGACTGCATTTCCCTGTTCATCCCGGATCGCGGCGCCGCGCGTCAATACCCAGCGGTAAGTTCCATCCTTCTGAAGAATGCGGTGCTCACTTTCAAAATGTTCGGTTTTGCCGTCCAGATGATTTGTCAGCGCGACATTCAATTTTTGCAGATCATCCGGATGAACACGGTTCAGCCATTCTTCAGGCTGATCCGTAACTTCCGTGTCTTGATAACCGAGCATCGTTTTCCATGGAATCGAGTAAAAGATCTCATCCGTCTTCAAATTCCAATCCCAGAGCCCTTCCTTTCCTCCTTTTACCGCCAGCTCGTAGCGTTCCTCACTTTTTCGAAGCTCTTCTTCAATTTGGCGTCTTTCTACAATTTCTATATGCAGCATCCGGTTTGTTTCGGCAAGTTCAGCCGTGCGTTTGCGAACCAATTCTTCCAATTGTTCTTCGTGAAGTCTCAACTCCTGTTCGACCATTTTTCTGTCTGTGATATCCCGGATAATTCCACTGTAAAAAGTGCCTTTAGCAGTGGTCCACATTCCAAGTGATAATTCCAACGGAAATTCTTCACCCGTTTTCTTTTTTCCGTGAAATTCCAGGATTCTGTCAGTGGAACGTGAGCTCGTGCCGGTGCTCAGCTTCTCAATTGCAGCACGATGCGCATCCTGATAGCGCCTCGGCATCAGCAAGGTCAGCGCTTGGCCGACTGCTTCAGGGGCCGAATAACCAAAAATTCGTTGAGCGCCGCTGTTCCAGAAAATAATACTGCCGTCTCCATCCGCAAGAACGATTGCGTCCGTTGCGGATTCTGCAACTGAGCGGAATTTCAATTCCGAATCACGTAACTTTGTTTCGGCTATCCTCCGTTCTGTGACATCTTCGCAAACGGTAACGATCCCGATCGGATCTCCTGATGTATTGCGGATCACGTCTGAAATCAGATGCACCGGAAAGGATTTCCCCTCTTTTCGAAGGTTCTCACTTTCCCTTCTCCAGCTGCTCATTTCGCGAATCATGTCGGGTGGATTCACTTCCCAGATTTCAGGTGACGCAAAAATGCGAACGTTCTTGCCGACGAGTTCCTCGGGTTCATATCCATGCATGCGGGCTTCAGCAGAATTCAAATAAAGAATTTTCCCTTCTATATCGGTAATGGTCACTCCAACCTGCGTCGTTTGGAGAGCTTTCTCTAATCTTGTTAAAGCGTCTTCTGCGTGTCTCCGGCTCAAAACGTAGAACTGTCGAATAAGAATCGTAGTTACAAGGATGAGAGGGGGGATTACATACCTCCAGTGAACCCCACGTTGCGCAAGAAAAAACGCAACAGGTGGCACCGAAACAAACAATATATAGAAACCGATAAACTTTGTAGTTGGAACGGTTTCAAACCGTTTCATGTGATGTTCACTGTTAGACCGTTTCTGAGGGCGGCCCGTACCTTAAATTATTAGGACCTATAGGGAAACTTGTCAAATCTATTTCTATGATATTAAACTTATATCAAATTTTCACGAGAGAACAAACGACAGATGCGTAATTTTGGATTTATTTTTCTTGTCCTTGGTTTGCTCATTTCAACGGTGTACGGTCAAACTAAAGATGTAAATCGGGTCACCGGGAAAGTTCAAGAACCGTCAGGTGACCCCATTCCACAGGCAACCGTTTCCGTCCATCCTCTTGGTGTCGAGGTTAATTCCGACGATGAGGGCAATTTCGTCCTCACTCTTCCCGAAGGAACCTACACAGTTTTTGTAGAGGCTCCCGGATTTGAAATCCGGGGAGAAACGATCACGACGAAAAAGGAACCGCTGCATTTAAACATGGTGCTGCATCCAAAACATTTGCAGTTTGAGGAGATTGTTATAGGAACGGAAGATTCTTCCGGCGCCAGTGTTTCTTCGCCATCCACTTCAATTCAACCAGCAAAAGAAGCGTCCCCAACTTCCGTTCTGGACGCCGTGCAGGATATTCCTTCAGTGGCTCCTCTGGGCCAGGGGGGATTGTTTCAAGTGCCTAGCATCCGTGGATCCGCGCGCGAAAGAACGATTCTCCTTTTTGAATCTGTACGGATTACTTCGGAGCGCCGAACCGGTCCGAGTTTTTCTTTTGTAGATGCGCTTTTTCTGGATCGAATCGACGTTACCCGCGGGCCCGCTCCTGTGCTTTACGGTTCGAATGGTGAGTCCGGTCTTATACACGCGTTTGCGCTCGAACCTTCGAGCACTTCCTCGTCTGTGACTTTCAGAACTGGATATCAGTCAAATTTAGATGAGAACTGGCAAGCTCTTACATACAAGGATGGAACGGATCGCTTTCAGTATGTTTTAGGAGCTGTTCGGCGCGAGAGTGGTGATTTTGAATCCGGTGATGGACAGGAATTCCCGTCCAGTTTCAAACGATTGAATTTTTTGGCGAAAGGACGGTGGTTCTCTGATGCAGGGACCCTGACTTTCCTCGTTTTACCTACCTGGACCCAGGACATTGAAAAAGCGAGCAGCGATGCTGTAACCAGTCCGACTTTGTATCCGGAAGAGAATCATCAAATTTACGCGGTTGACTGGCAAAACCCGCTCCTGAAAGGTGTATACGATTTTCAGGTACAGGCGTGGCTTCATCCAAATGATCTGATCGCCAGAGATGAAAATGTTTCCAATGGTGTTGTCACCGCCCGGAATATTGTTTTTAACGATACGGATGATTTTGGAGTTCGCTTCCGGGTTGGACGGGCAGCACTTGGAAACTGGAGATTCTGGACCGGTGTTGATTACTTCGCTCGCGCCAATGTGAATGCGCGACAGGAATCCTTTGAACGCTCTTTATCCGGGCCGGGATTCGACCAAACCGGTTCCTTCTTTTCTATCAAAGATGGGAGTTATAACATTACCGGATTGTTTCTTACCAGCAGTGTAAATCTGGGAAAAATGTTGACAAATGGCGGGCTTCGCCTACAGCGTGTTCATACAGCCAATCACGCAGAGGATACTATTTCCGATTCTGAATACGGTTGGAGCGGAAATTTTGGCGGCGATTTCCCTCTCAACAGCAACTGGGATGTTGTCTGGAATGTCGGGCGCGGACTTCGCCCTGCGACTATCAGTGAAAAGTTCTTTACCGGCGAAACCGGTCGCGGCAGCATCACCGGCAATCCAAAATTGAAGACCGAGTCAAATTTTGAGTTCGATGGCGGAATTCGTTATCACAGGGATCGTAAGTTTGCGGCGTTCTATCTATTCCGCAATGACGTCGAAGAATTTATCGCGCGAGTAAGGTTGGCTGATGGCAGCTTTACCTATCAAAACCTTCAAGACGTTGTGATCTATGGAATCGAAGGGGAGGGCTACTACGATTTCAATACCGTTCGCATTTATTCCAATTTTCACGTGATTCGCGGCCATGATGGGAACGGCGCCGATATCAATGATATTCCACCCTCCCGGATGATCGCCGGACTGCAATACAGCCCCCAGGATTTTTGGTGGAATGGTTCTGTTGAACTGGTCAGACAGTTTGAAAAAACGGATTCCGGGCCGGACGAAGCGGCACGCGATGCGGCTTTGATTCTGAATACCAAGATGAAGTTTTTCTTGAACGATAACCTGAGTTTCTTTGTATCAGGATTCAATCTCACGAATGAAACTTACTTTGACAGCGCAGATAACAGAGCGCCATTGGCCTATGGGCGCAGTTTTAGTATTGAGTTGCTGACCCAATTCTAAAAGCTGCGGAGCTTCACCGCCGAGGCGCCGAGACGCAGAGACAGGACGAGAATATTTTTTTCCTCGGCGTCTCCGCGTCTCTGCGGTGATGCTTGTTTCATTCCATCACGACGTCCAGATTCATAATGTCGTCCGTTACCAGCTCACAGCTGCCAAGCACCTTAAGCGATCCATTTGGTGAACCATCGGTAGAAAGCGCCTGATAGACCAGAATATCGTTGCCGACGCAGCCGTAATCATCTCCACCCATTGTAAAAAGCACAAAACGCCCAAGTGGATCAATTGCGACCGTTTGGCTGTCTTCACTACGGTCAGGCGGCGTATTGATAAGTTTTTTACCACCAACCTTTTTCCCCGTTGGACTGATTGTTTGCAGGTAAAGCCTGTCGTCCGGCGTTGTTCCTGCATCGACCGTATAAACGACGAAGCGGTTTCCATCCGGTAACGGGTTCGTGATGTCGACCGACTCAACATCTTTGAATTTGGCGATCAATTTTGGAGGACCGGACGGTGAACCGGTGTCATCCAGCGGCTGAACGTAAAGTTTTTCCTTTCCGCCTGTATCGGAATAGCGGTTCGTTACGGCGAAAAGACCGTCTGAAGAAATACTCGCCTCATCACTTTCCAAAGGAGCCGCCGGTGCAACTGGTGTGCTTCCCGCCTTCGGCATTCCTTTCTTGCTGATTTTGACTGCGTTCAACGAGCCATCCACGTAATCTTCCGCAATCAAGAAATTGCCGGACTTATTCTGCGTGACATGCAAAAACTCATTCTCATAAGAGAAGAGTCCAGTGTTCTTAATAGCTGAAGCATTTAACGTGGTTTTGTTGATGATTGCGCGGGTCATATAGGAGAAACTGTTCCAATGGAGAAGAACAAGCTTCGATCCTCCGAGCTTAACGAGCGCGGATGCACCGGCGCCATAGGTTTCTACATCCAGGACCTCTTGAGGGGCCTTGATAATATTTCCGTTCGCATCGATTTGCATGACGAAAACAGAATCGCAGCTGCAATCCCCGCTGAAGGTTACCCAGTAAAAGTCAGTGCTCTGCACGATTCCGGCAGCGCCGGTGACGATCTCTTCGGCGGAAACCGCGAAGGATGTCGTCAGCAGGCACGTTAGTGTGATCAGTAATTTGTTGAATGTCGATTTCATTGTCTTACTCCTTTTGTTTCTGTCAGAAATAAGGTACGGCAGATTCGACATCTCCTCGTCGTCTTCAAGATGGAGGATGGAATAGGCAAATAGCGCAGGTACATATCTAACCTAGGTTGTAGGGGCGACCCTTGTGGTCGCTCTATCAGGGCAGGTACAAGACCTGCCCCTACTTGATCAGCACGTCATCCCTGAACACTCGCCGTTCGTCCCAAATCTGTACTCATGGGACATTTTTTGGATATCATCGGCGTATGCGTCTGAACCCGCGAGTCATGCGATGGATGCTTGCGTTCCTCTTCTGGACCGCTGTCGGCCTCTTTTTCAGCACCCAGATTTATCTCCTGATCAATGTCGTAGAGGGCAGGATATTTCCGTTCACCAAAGCCATGCGATCCACATTGCCGGACTGGTATTTGTGGGCATTCCTAGCGATTCCTATCATCAAGCTCTCAAAGCGTTATCCTCTCGATGCAAAAACGTGGCGTGAAGCGATTTGGATCCATCTTCCAGCCAGCGCGGCATTTGCTACTTTTCATGTTGTGCTGGCTGTTACAGTTTTGATGCTGTTTGAAGCCCTGGATGGAAATCATCCTTCCTGGTTTGAAAAATTCGAATTCAATTTCATCTGGTACTTTCACTATGATGTTTTGATCTACTGGGCCACTGTGGGATTTGCACACGCTGTTCAGTATTATCGTTCCTTTCAGGAAAAACGGGTGACGGCCGTGAAGCTGCAGGCCCAGTTGAGTCAAGCTCAGCTGCAGGCGCTCAAAATGCAGCTGCATCCGCATTTCCTGTTCAACACTTTGAATTCCATTTCTTCGTTGCTTCAGCGATCCGGTTCGGAGCATGTGGATATTCAAACTGCCAAGAAAATGATCGTGCGCCTTGCCGACTTTTTGCGGTTAACTTTGCAAAATTCCGGAACTCAGGATGTTGATCTGCAACAGGAACTGGAATTCCTCCGCTGTTATCTGGAAATCGAAAAGGTCCGTTTTCAGGATCGTTTAACCGTGCGAATGAATATCGATCCAGCAACCTTAAACCTCCGGATTCCCAATCTCATCCTTCAGCCGATCGTTGAAAATGCGATCCGGTACGGGATTGCTTCGCGATCCAGTCCCGGTACCGTTGAGATCACAACAGCAAGGAAGAATGGGGTGTTGCAGGTTCGTATCCGGAACGATGGTCCCGGACTACCTGATGCTTTTCAAGAGGGAGTCGGTCTGTCCAATACAAAAAAGCGACTGGAACAGTCCTTTGGAGAATCGTATCGATTTGTTCTGGAGAATGTTTTGGAAGGTGGCGTGGAAGCCATCCTGGAGATCCCGGTTCATGAGTAAAAAGATTCGCTGTTTGATCGTGGATGATGAAGTGCTCGCGCGGGAAGGGATGCGAATTCTTGCGCAGAAGGATACGGAACTGCAAGTCATCGGCGAATGCGCCAATGGTGTACAGGCGGTCGAATCGATTTCGCAGAAACGACCTGATCTCGTGCTTCTTGATATTCAAATGCCGGAGATGGATGGCTTTGGCGTACTGAATTATCTCAACCCTGAAAAACTTCCTTACATTATTTTTGTCACCGCTTATGACAAATATGCCGTTCAGGCGTTTGAAGTTCACGCGCTGGACTATCTACTGAAGCCTGTCGATGACGAGCGTTTTGAACGGGCTGTAGAACGGGCCAAAGTGATGTTGCGCACAGAATCCGAATGGGACCATCATATTAGCGGGCTTCTAAAGGATCTCGAATCCAAAAACCCTTCGTATCTGGAGCGGGTGATCATCAAAGAAGAAGGACGCATTTTCTTTGTAAAAACCGGTGAAATCGATTGGATAGAAGCCAAAGGCAACTACGCCATGGTTCACGCCGGAAAGA
Above is a window of bacterium DNA encoding:
- a CDS encoding PAS domain S-box protein; translated protein: MKRFETVPTTKFIGFYILFVSVPPVAFFLAQRGVHWRYVIPPLILVTTILIRQFYVLSRRHAEDALTRLEKALQTTQVGVTITDIEGKILYLNSAEARMHGYEPEELVGKNVRIFASPEIWEVNPPDMIREMSSWRRESENLRKEGKSFPVHLISDVIRNTSGDPIGIVTVCEDVTERRIAETKLRDSELKFRSVAESATDAIVLADGDGSIIFWNSGAQRIFGYSAPEAVGQALTLLMPRRYQDAHRAAIEKLSTGTSSRSTDRILEFHGKKKTGEEFPLELSLGMWTTAKGTFYSGIIRDITDRKMVEQELRLHEEQLEELVRKRTAELAETNRMLHIEIVERRQIEEELRKSEERYELAVKGGKEGLWDWNLKTDEIFYSIPWKTMLGYQDTEVTDQPEEWLNRVHPDDLQKLNVALTNHLDGKTEHFESEHRILQKDGTYRWVLTRGAAIRDEQGNAVRVAGIQRDIQARKLLEADWKQRAFCDALTALPNRALFMERLDQALHRIQRQRELMVAVLYVDLDYFKNINDTYGHRVGDQLLIAVSRKLKGCVRPSDTLARIGGDEFTILLEDLKVADEAIRVAERVCSELREPFYIDNFYIQTSGSIGVAVSSEDYEKGEALLNDADLAMYLAKDQGRSRHEVFQIRKTS
- a CDS encoding TonB-dependent receptor is translated as MRNFGFIFLVLGLLISTVYGQTKDVNRVTGKVQEPSGDPIPQATVSVHPLGVEVNSDDEGNFVLTLPEGTYTVFVEAPGFEIRGETITTKKEPLHLNMVLHPKHLQFEEIVIGTEDSSGASVSSPSTSIQPAKEASPTSVLDAVQDIPSVAPLGQGGLFQVPSIRGSARERTILLFESVRITSERRTGPSFSFVDALFLDRIDVTRGPAPVLYGSNGESGLIHAFALEPSSTSSSVTFRTGYQSNLDENWQALTYKDGTDRFQYVLGAVRRESGDFESGDGQEFPSSFKRLNFLAKGRWFSDAGTLTFLVLPTWTQDIEKASSDAVTSPTLYPEENHQIYAVDWQNPLLKGVYDFQVQAWLHPNDLIARDENVSNGVVTARNIVFNDTDDFGVRFRVGRAALGNWRFWTGVDYFARANVNARQESFERSLSGPGFDQTGSFFSIKDGSYNITGLFLTSSVNLGKMLTNGGLRLQRVHTANHAEDTISDSEYGWSGNFGGDFPLNSNWDVVWNVGRGLRPATISEKFFTGETGRGSITGNPKLKTESNFEFDGGIRYHRDRKFAAFYLFRNDVEEFIARVRLADGSFTYQNLQDVVIYGIEGEGYYDFNTVRIYSNFHVIRGHDGNGADINDIPPSRMIAGLQYSPQDFWWNGSVELVRQFEKTDSGPDEAARDAALILNTKMKFFLNDNLSFFVSGFNLTNETYFDSADNRAPLAYGRSFSIELLTQF
- a CDS encoding histidine kinase, with the translated sequence MRLNPRVMRWMLAFLFWTAVGLFFSTQIYLLINVVEGRIFPFTKAMRSTLPDWYLWAFLAIPIIKLSKRYPLDAKTWREAIWIHLPASAAFATFHVVLAVTVLMLFEALDGNHPSWFEKFEFNFIWYFHYDVLIYWATVGFAHAVQYYRSFQEKRVTAVKLQAQLSQAQLQALKMQLHPHFLFNTLNSISSLLQRSGSEHVDIQTAKKMIVRLADFLRLTLQNSGTQDVDLQQELEFLRCYLEIEKVRFQDRLTVRMNIDPATLNLRIPNLILQPIVENAIRYGIASRSSPGTVEITTARKNGVLQVRIRNDGPGLPDAFQEGVGLSNTKKRLEQSFGESYRFVLENVLEGGVEAILEIPVHE
- a CDS encoding LytTR family transcriptional regulator DNA-binding domain-containing protein, coding for MSKKIRCLIVDDEVLAREGMRILAQKDTELQVIGECANGVQAVESISQKRPDLVLLDIQMPEMDGFGVLNYLNPEKLPYIIFVTAYDKYAVQAFEVHALDYLLKPVDDERFERAVERAKVMLRTESEWDHHISGLLKDLESKNPSYLERVIIKEEGRIFFVKTGEIDWIEAKGNYAMVHAGKKSHMIREAMTALENQLNPQKFFRIHRSTIVNIDRVSELQSLFHGDYRVRLQDGTSLLMSRRFRDKLKDQLKRKN